A genomic segment from Nitratiruptor sp. YY08-10 encodes:
- a CDS encoding fumarate hydratase has product MRTVAYEDIVKAIRDTIIYSTTHLSEDMHKALQEALEKEESLVSKAVLEQLLENAEIAAKENKPLCQDTGLAIFFVKMGEDVRVEGGSLKDAIFEGTKKGYEEGYLRASTCDCFTRANLKDKIGYNLPPVIYFDIVPGDKIEIEFAAKGGGSENGSRARVLAPAQGKEGIKEFVKQVVSDAGPNVCPPIVVGVGIGGSFDYAAVMSKHALFRDIGTPNPDPELDAFEKEILEELNKLGIGAMGMGGTQTALAVHIETYKPGRMCHIASLPVAVNIQCHSSRHAHITI; this is encoded by the coding sequence ATGCGTACAGTTGCATATGAAGATATTGTAAAAGCGATACGAGATACCATTATCTATTCAACGACGCATCTTAGTGAAGATATGCACAAAGCTTTACAAGAAGCTCTTGAAAAAGAAGAGAGCTTGGTGAGTAAAGCTGTCTTGGAACAGCTTTTAGAAAATGCCGAAATAGCAGCAAAAGAGAACAAGCCACTTTGCCAAGATACAGGACTTGCCATCTTTTTTGTCAAAATGGGTGAAGATGTACGAGTTGAGGGTGGCAGCCTCAAAGATGCGATTTTTGAAGGAACGAAAAAGGGGTATGAAGAGGGATACCTGAGAGCTTCAACGTGTGACTGTTTTACAAGAGCAAATCTCAAAGACAAAATTGGTTACAACCTGCCTCCTGTTATCTATTTTGATATTGTTCCAGGGGATAAAATCGAGATTGAGTTTGCGGCAAAAGGCGGTGGAAGTGAAAATGGAAGCCGGGCTAGAGTTTTGGCTCCTGCACAGGGAAAAGAAGGCATCAAAGAGTTTGTCAAACAAGTTGTCAGTGATGCTGGACCAAATGTGTGTCCTCCGATTGTTGTAGGTGTGGGAATAGGAGGTAGCTTTGATTATGCAGCGGTAATGAGCAAACACGCACTTTTCCGTGATATTGGAACACCAAATCCAGATCCAGAGCTTGATGCATTCGAAAAAGAGATTTTGGAAGAGCTCAATAAACTCGGAATTGGTGCTATGGGTATGGGCGGTACACAAACAGCTTTGGCTGTTCATATCGAAACATATAAACCGGGTCGTATGTGTCATATTGCTTCACTACCTGTCGCGGTTAACATTCAGTGTCACAGTTCTCGACATGCACATATAACCATTTAA
- the mdh gene encoding malate dehydrogenase, with the protein MAKSSKVSIVGAGGNVGSIVAYSVAMQGLAHEVILVDRDKDRAEGKALDMNQAAAAMRTHSIVRAAKDYSDIEGSKVVVITAGFPRKPGMSRDDLLFANADIVSEVVENVVKHAPDSIIIVVTNPLDTMTYVALKKSGFPKNRVIGMAGILDGARMTHFIYEKLGFGAGQIRATVIGGHGDYMVPLPRYSTVAGIPITDLLTPIELEEVVEATKKGGAQIVQLMGTSAYFAPGKATAIMVEAILQDSKKIYPCSTLLEGEYGVHGIPNGVPVTLGANGVEEIIELQLTPREKKEFQRSVDSVKELIDVLENQNYFGDK; encoded by the coding sequence ATGGCTAAAAGTTCAAAAGTATCTATTGTTGGTGCTGGTGGAAATGTAGGGAGCATCGTAGCGTATTCAGTTGCAATGCAAGGTCTTGCACATGAAGTAATTTTAGTAGATAGAGACAAAGATAGAGCGGAAGGAAAAGCGCTTGATATGAATCAGGCAGCAGCTGCTATGAGAACCCACTCAATAGTTCGAGCTGCAAAAGATTATAGCGACATTGAGGGAAGCAAAGTTGTTGTTATTACGGCAGGATTCCCTAGAAAACCAGGAATGAGCAGAGACGATCTACTGTTTGCAAATGCCGATATTGTAAGCGAAGTAGTAGAAAACGTTGTAAAGCATGCTCCCGATTCAATTATTATCGTTGTAACAAATCCACTCGATACAATGACCTATGTTGCATTAAAAAAGAGTGGCTTTCCAAAAAATAGAGTTATTGGAATGGCTGGGATTTTGGATGGTGCAAGGATGACGCACTTCATATATGAAAAACTTGGATTTGGTGCTGGTCAAATTCGTGCAACTGTCATTGGAGGGCACGGAGACTATATGGTTCCTCTTCCAAGATATTCTACAGTCGCAGGCATTCCAATAACTGACCTTTTAACACCAATTGAGCTTGAAGAGGTTGTAGAGGCAACGAAAAAGGGTGGGGCACAAATTGTACAGCTGATGGGAACGAGTGCCTATTTTGCCCCTGGAAAAGCGACTGCAATTATGGTGGAAGCTATTTTGCAAGATTCTAAAAAAATTTACCCTTGTTCAACTTTGCTTGAGGGTGAGTATGGCGTACATGGTATACCAAATGGTGTGCCAGTAACTCTTGGCGCAAATGGTGTTGAAGAAATTATCGAGCTTCAACTCACACCACGTGAGAAAAAAGAGTTTCAACGAAGTGTCGATTCAGTCAAAGAGCTTATAGATGTGCTTGAAAACCAAAACTATTTTGGAGATAAATGA
- a CDS encoding NADP-dependent isocitrate dehydrogenase, with product MSKAKIVWTKIDEAPALATYSLLPIVKAFTKDSGVDIELRDISLAGRVIAEFSDRLPEDKKQADELAYLGELVLKPEANIIKLPNISASIPQLVATIKELQSQGYDIPDFPEEPKTAEEVELRNRFAKLLGSAVNPVLRQGNSDRRLSKAVKEYAKKFPHKMRPVSPDSKSYVAHMDKNDFYQNEQSFISDKDQTVKLVFEGKDGKTEVLKEVEVKKGEVFSAASLNRKTLREFYECVINDAKEKDILFSLHVKATMMKVSDPVLFGDAIRVYFKELFDEFGKELEEIGFNPNNGLVDLENKLSKLPEGVQKDIKDKIQEILQKNARMYMVDSDAGITNLHAPNDVIIDASIPAVIKNGLQGWGPDGNTADTVITVPDRTYARMYKEIVSDIVKNGQFDPAKVGTVQNIGLMAKKAEEYGSHDKTFFPPEDGYIKTIDEDGNTLMCHEVEEGDIWRAYSAKDEAIVDWAKLAVRRAKESGYPIVFWLDSNRAHDANLIKKVVSVLKDEDLNGVEFHIMAPEKAMRYTLRRFRAGLGTISVTGNVLRDYLTDLFPIIEVGTSARTLSIVPLLAGGGVFETGAGGSAPKHVEQFLKEGHLRWDSLGEFMALVESLKLAVKQGASEKTTIIADALDRAVGKYLNNDKTPKRKVGELDNRGSHYYLATYWAEELATCGDSELEAKFAPVAEKLKANEEQILSEIKAAEGKPTDIGGYYHPDDAKAEAAMRPSKIFNEIIDNI from the coding sequence ATGAGCAAGGCAAAAATCGTTTGGACAAAAATAGATGAAGCGCCAGCGCTTGCAACATATTCACTACTGCCTATCGTAAAGGCTTTTACAAAAGATTCCGGTGTTGATATCGAGCTTCGAGATATTTCACTGGCAGGAAGGGTGATCGCTGAATTTAGCGATAGACTTCCAGAAGATAAAAAGCAGGCTGATGAACTTGCATATCTTGGTGAACTCGTACTTAAGCCAGAAGCTAATATTATTAAACTTCCTAATATTTCTGCTTCTATTCCACAACTTGTAGCAACTATTAAAGAACTTCAGTCTCAAGGATATGATATTCCAGATTTTCCTGAAGAGCCTAAAACGGCTGAAGAGGTAGAACTGAGAAATCGTTTCGCAAAACTTTTGGGATCTGCGGTAAACCCGGTTCTCAGACAAGGAAACTCTGACAGACGTCTCAGCAAAGCGGTCAAAGAGTATGCGAAAAAATTCCCACATAAAATGAGACCAGTAAGTCCGGATAGCAAAAGCTATGTAGCACATATGGACAAAAACGACTTTTATCAAAATGAACAATCTTTCATCAGCGATAAAGATCAAACAGTCAAACTTGTTTTCGAAGGAAAAGATGGAAAAACTGAAGTACTAAAAGAGGTGGAAGTTAAAAAAGGTGAAGTATTTAGTGCAGCTTCACTGAATAGAAAAACATTGAGAGAATTTTATGAGTGTGTAATTAATGATGCAAAAGAGAAAGATATTCTCTTTTCATTGCATGTAAAAGCTACAATGATGAAAGTATCAGATCCTGTGCTATTTGGTGATGCGATTCGAGTCTATTTTAAAGAACTTTTTGATGAGTTTGGAAAAGAGCTTGAAGAGATCGGATTTAATCCAAACAACGGTCTTGTTGATCTTGAAAACAAACTCTCCAAACTTCCTGAAGGTGTACAAAAAGATATCAAAGATAAAATCCAAGAGATTCTACAAAAAAATGCCAGAATGTATATGGTTGATAGTGATGCGGGAATCACCAACCTCCACGCTCCAAACGATGTGATTATCGATGCATCCATTCCAGCAGTTATCAAGAACGGACTTCAAGGCTGGGGACCGGATGGCAATACAGCCGATACAGTAATCACTGTGCCAGACAGAACCTATGCGAGAATGTATAAAGAAATTGTGTCTGACATTGTTAAAAATGGACAATTTGATCCTGCAAAAGTTGGAACTGTACAAAATATTGGTCTTATGGCGAAAAAAGCAGAAGAGTATGGAAGCCACGATAAGACTTTCTTCCCACCTGAAGATGGATACATCAAAACTATCGATGAAGATGGTAATACGTTGATGTGTCATGAAGTGGAAGAAGGAGATATCTGGAGAGCATACAGTGCAAAAGATGAGGCGATTGTCGACTGGGCCAAATTGGCTGTAAGACGAGCAAAAGAGAGCGGATATCCGATAGTTTTCTGGCTTGACAGCAACAGAGCGCACGATGCGAACTTGATCAAAAAAGTGGTTAGTGTATTGAAAGATGAAGATTTAAATGGTGTGGAATTCCATATTATGGCTCCAGAAAAAGCGATGCGATATACGCTTAGAAGATTTAGAGCTGGACTAGGAACTATCAGTGTAACTGGAAATGTTTTAAGAGATTACTTAACTGACCTTTTCCCAATTATCGAAGTTGGTACCAGTGCAAGAACTCTTTCAATCGTTCCACTTCTAGCTGGTGGTGGTGTATTTGAAACTGGAGCTGGTGGTAGTGCACCAAAACATGTTGAGCAATTCTTGAAAGAGGGTCATCTCAGATGGGACAGCCTTGGTGAATTTATGGCGTTAGTTGAATCACTCAAACTTGCAGTGAAACAAGGAGCAAGTGAGAAAACAACAATCATTGCTGATGCACTCGATAGAGCCGTTGGAAAATATCTCAATAATGACAAAACTCCAAAACGAAAAGTTGGCGAGCTTGATAACAGAGGAAGTCACTATTATCTAGCGACATACTGGGCAGAAGAGCTTGCGACATGTGGAGATAGTGAGCTTGAAGCAAAATTTGCTCCAGTTGCTGAAAAATTAAAAGCAAATGAAGAGCAAATCCTTTCTGAGATTAAAGCAGCAGAAGGCAAGCCAACCGATATAGGTGGTTACTATCATCCAGACGATGCAAAAGCTGAAGCTGCAATGAGACCAAGCAAAATTTTCAATGAAATTATCGACAATATTTAA
- the mltG gene encoding endolytic transglycosylase MltG gives MAKRVLNITFVIVELVLVSIIVFLYYFAKPVHIESSQIRIPPGNVATTILYLNKAIVPVTKLDALVIRYFGYPQKGWIDIKQTHLSRLDFLYRLTTSKAALFSVKVIPGETTIWFFHLLSNRYSYDEKMLQKVYNKVAPYPEGVLFADTYYLPKGIDEEHLVRYLVRYGLKKHRNISMKVFGKFDQKQWFEKVVTIASIIQKEAANREEMPIIASVIYNRLRKKMPLQMDGALNYGIYSHVKVTHQRIATDTTKFNTYKNVGLPPYPVCIVGLDVIKAALKPAKTDYLYFVKGKNGKHLFSRSYKNHLKHIQNVKKRNR, from the coding sequence GTGGCAAAAAGAGTGCTTAATATTACTTTTGTTATTGTCGAGCTTGTTTTAGTGAGCATTATTGTGTTTCTTTATTATTTTGCAAAGCCTGTGCATATTGAAAGTTCTCAAATACGAATTCCTCCGGGCAATGTGGCTACAACTATATTATATCTAAACAAAGCTATTGTACCCGTAACAAAATTGGATGCGTTAGTGATACGATATTTTGGTTATCCCCAAAAGGGGTGGATTGATATAAAACAGACACATCTTTCAAGACTCGATTTTCTTTATAGACTAACAACATCAAAAGCTGCTCTCTTTTCTGTAAAAGTGATACCAGGAGAAACAACTATTTGGTTTTTTCACCTTTTATCTAATAGGTATAGCTATGATGAAAAAATGTTACAAAAAGTCTATAACAAAGTTGCTCCCTATCCAGAAGGAGTCCTTTTTGCCGATACCTACTATCTGCCGAAAGGGATCGATGAAGAGCATCTTGTGCGTTATCTTGTGCGATATGGACTGAAAAAACATCGAAATATTTCGATGAAAGTTTTTGGGAAATTTGATCAAAAACAGTGGTTCGAAAAAGTGGTAACAATAGCTTCAATAATACAAAAAGAGGCTGCCAACAGGGAAGAGATGCCTATAATTGCCTCTGTTATATATAATAGATTGAGAAAAAAGATGCCGCTTCAAATGGATGGTGCACTTAATTACGGTATCTACTCTCATGTAAAAGTAACGCATCAAAGAATTGCAACCGATACAACGAAATTCAATACATATAAAAATGTGGGGTTGCCGCCTTATCCTGTTTGTATAGTCGGATTGGATGTGATAAAAGCTGCACTCAAACCTGCCAAGACCGATTATCTCTATTTTGTCAAAGGCAAGAATGGAAAGCATCTTTTTTCAAGAAGTTATAAAAACCATTTGAAGCATATACAGAATGTGAAAAAAAGAAACAGATAG
- a CDS encoding DUF3971 domain-containing protein, with protein MLTKTSSTITKVILSTLFATLILLGGTYFFLKKGIYIERLDLHPVHIKKLYLKLDKKLILKAQKIEFVSDERSKTNVSLQSIKKNLYLINLIPKYFEYIELEALVLHKQKIQFYFAHNLFTLITPKFKLDTTLKYDKNRIYANIKRLVFQKYKTAIQGRAIATTKDFLFKGRFNTHNIEGNLHLSKIGDIIKIYLKSKPFTNRQLQNLFAQIPVNKEIEAWSCKKIRAQKYRLEFFKGIIDLKKGFDPNLFQGRAVAYNGIIDFQKGIKPVLVKKIILDYKNNNLYFTLHKPTFQKRSLQGSKVTIYHLGKTGSYIDIFIKMKTKFDKEIKKVLVSYNVHVPIIHKKGVLDSKVEIKLYFHDYSTDIQGSFTTKNSLIHIQNFDLFLHTANFSLHNKLITIHPSLVSLTPIVQAKIHGTIDLYKEYAKLNLNEAEVSIKKKNQIILMADNLTEELLLDLKRAKAHLKKFNTDIYFYRHTMVQMNDLTLIKPYSPILQKIDPQRGWTKITIDEPVRFEAKLVKKNSIFYENGKNIDHFFIRGRVGNAGLSININHKISLSFKNKKIDGSLKNLDLRLDLLFEKKKEINQPSFNDIRASLKLFNTKILYKKRILPIEFGHLIYRKKIHFTGNYGPTRYALVYQNNHFNLSIKTMHDEILHKLFGMKFLSQGEYELTLRGPLNKIKGHFLIQRAYIKNLKAFNNLFAFINSVPALITFQNPGFSTKGLFIKNGYVNFIYSKDLLYIKKLHLVSNSTTFDGEGIIDLKANKIGMVLQLKTLKSVTNIVNKIPVAGYILLGKDGSVSTTIKITGDLDNPKIKTQTLKDTLHAPLNIIKRTLLLPFKLFD; from the coding sequence ATGCTCACTAAAACAAGCTCGACAATAACAAAAGTAATATTAAGCACTCTTTTTGCCACTCTAATCCTTTTAGGAGGTACCTACTTTTTTCTTAAAAAAGGGATCTATATTGAGCGTCTCGATCTCCATCCGGTTCATATAAAGAAATTGTATCTGAAACTGGATAAAAAACTGATTCTCAAAGCCCAAAAAATTGAATTTGTATCCGACGAACGATCAAAAACAAACGTTTCTCTTCAAAGCATCAAAAAAAATCTCTATCTCATTAATCTTATCCCCAAATATTTTGAATATATCGAATTAGAAGCACTTGTACTTCACAAACAAAAGATACAATTCTATTTTGCTCACAATCTTTTTACCCTTATCACACCAAAATTTAAACTTGACACCACATTGAAATATGATAAAAACAGAATATATGCAAACATCAAACGCCTTGTTTTCCAAAAATATAAAACAGCAATCCAAGGGCGGGCTATTGCAACAACGAAAGATTTTCTCTTCAAAGGTAGATTCAATACACATAATATCGAAGGAAATCTACATCTTTCAAAAATTGGTGATATTATAAAAATATATCTTAAAAGCAAACCTTTTACGAATAGACAACTACAGAATCTTTTTGCGCAAATCCCCGTGAACAAAGAGATCGAAGCGTGGAGTTGCAAAAAGATACGTGCTCAAAAATATCGCCTGGAATTTTTCAAAGGTATAATAGATTTGAAAAAAGGGTTCGATCCAAATCTTTTTCAAGGCAGAGCAGTAGCCTACAATGGCATCATTGATTTTCAAAAAGGCATTAAACCGGTACTTGTCAAAAAAATCATACTTGATTATAAAAACAACAATCTCTATTTTACATTGCATAAACCCACATTTCAAAAAAGATCCTTACAAGGTTCAAAAGTCACGATATATCATCTTGGAAAAACCGGTAGTTATATTGATATATTTATCAAGATGAAGACAAAGTTTGATAAAGAGATAAAAAAAGTCCTTGTTTCATACAATGTCCATGTCCCTATTATTCATAAAAAAGGAGTTTTGGATAGCAAAGTAGAGATAAAACTCTATTTTCATGACTACTCTACAGATATACAAGGATCGTTCACAACGAAAAACTCTTTAATTCATATTCAAAACTTTGATCTGTTTTTACACACTGCAAATTTCAGTTTGCACAACAAACTGATCACCATTCATCCTTCCCTTGTCTCACTTACACCTATAGTACAAGCAAAGATCCATGGAACAATCGATCTTTATAAGGAATATGCCAAACTCAATTTGAACGAAGCGGAAGTTTCTATCAAGAAAAAAAATCAAATTATCCTTATGGCCGACAACCTTACCGAAGAACTTCTATTGGATCTCAAACGCGCCAAAGCACATTTGAAAAAATTCAATACGGACATCTATTTTTACAGACATACTATGGTGCAAATGAATGACCTTACCCTCATAAAGCCCTATTCGCCAATCCTTCAAAAAATAGATCCACAAAGAGGATGGACGAAAATCACGATCGACGAACCCGTTCGATTTGAAGCAAAATTGGTGAAAAAAAATAGTATTTTTTATGAAAATGGGAAAAACATCGATCACTTTTTCATCCGTGGCAGGGTTGGAAATGCGGGATTGAGCATAAACATCAATCACAAAATATCACTCTCTTTCAAAAATAAAAAAATCGATGGATCACTTAAAAACCTCGATCTCCGACTCGATCTACTTTTTGAAAAGAAAAAAGAGATAAATCAGCCATCCTTCAATGATATTCGAGCCTCTTTGAAACTATTCAATACCAAAATTCTTTATAAAAAAAGAATTCTTCCTATCGAATTTGGTCATCTGATATATCGGAAAAAGATTCATTTTACTGGCAATTATGGACCTACTCGATATGCACTTGTCTATCAAAACAATCATTTCAATCTTTCCATAAAAACTATGCACGATGAAATACTCCATAAACTTTTTGGAATGAAATTTCTGTCTCAAGGAGAATATGAACTTACATTACGCGGACCTTTAAATAAAATAAAAGGTCACTTTCTCATTCAAAGAGCCTACATTAAAAATCTCAAAGCATTTAACAATCTTTTTGCTTTTATCAATTCTGTCCCCGCTCTCATCACATTTCAAAATCCTGGATTTAGTACAAAAGGGCTCTTTATAAAAAATGGTTATGTCAATTTTATCTATTCAAAAGATCTGTTATACATCAAAAAACTTCATCTTGTTTCAAATTCGACTACGTTTGACGGAGAAGGTATCATTGATCTCAAAGCAAATAAGATTGGCATGGTTTTACAATTAAAAACTTTGAAATCCGTTACAAACATTGTAAATAAAATCCCCGTAGCAGGATATATATTGCTTGGGAAAGACGGAAGTGTCTCTACTACCATTAAAATCACAGGCGATCTGGACAATCCAAAGATCAAAACCCAAACATTAAAAGATACGCTGCACGCACCGCTCAATATTATCAAAAGAACACTACTTTTGCCGTTCAAACTCTTTGATTAG
- a CDS encoding ABC transporter permease, producing MDKRFVNYIVRRYLRFDKEQPFIFLSALLAFLGIAIGVMVLIVAMGIMNGMDKEFEKKLFTMNYPLTILPKFSLKIDETVVQQLHDRFPNLLMSPYVTAQVIYKKGNNLEGGVIFGVDFDKERQINDVLKQFVKQPPKKYEIIVGKELYKEFYLTPNEKIFVIFPKSEPSGFSVTPIFKRFRVKGYFHSGLIAYDKAYSYTTLESLRKILHMKKSDFSGIHIYSSHPRVDKKELELFLGDAYSVIGWWQLNGNFFSALAMEKRALFIVLMLIILVASLNIVSSLLMMVMNRRKEIALQLSLGATPKEIESIFFRLGSIIGGFGIVTGAILGLIGIYILSHFDIIHLPADVYGTSRLPIDLSIVDFFSVIAGAICITIISSIYPAKKSVKINIIDVLRNE from the coding sequence ATGGATAAACGTTTTGTCAACTATATAGTCCGAAGATATCTACGGTTTGATAAAGAGCAGCCGTTTATTTTTCTTTCTGCTCTTCTTGCATTTTTAGGCATAGCAATAGGCGTCATGGTCCTCATTGTGGCTATGGGTATTATGAATGGAATGGATAAAGAGTTTGAAAAAAAGCTCTTTACTATGAATTATCCCCTCACTATTCTCCCCAAATTCAGCTTAAAAATCGATGAAACAGTTGTACAACAGTTGCATGACAGATTTCCGAATCTCTTGATGAGTCCTTATGTAACGGCCCAAGTTATTTATAAAAAAGGCAATAACTTGGAAGGCGGAGTCATTTTTGGAGTCGATTTTGACAAAGAGCGCCAAATAAATGATGTTTTGAAACAATTTGTCAAGCAACCACCAAAAAAATATGAGATTATTGTCGGGAAAGAGCTATATAAAGAGTTTTATCTCACTCCAAATGAGAAAATTTTTGTTATTTTTCCCAAAAGTGAGCCCAGCGGATTTTCTGTAACGCCGATTTTCAAGCGTTTTAGGGTAAAAGGGTATTTTCATTCGGGTTTGATTGCATACGATAAAGCCTACTCCTATACAACGCTGGAATCGTTACGAAAAATTCTCCATATGAAAAAGAGCGATTTTAGCGGTATCCATATCTACTCTTCTCATCCAAGAGTGGACAAGAAAGAACTCGAATTATTTTTGGGGGATGCATACTCGGTTATAGGATGGTGGCAACTGAACGGAAATTTCTTTTCGGCCCTCGCTATGGAAAAGCGTGCATTGTTTATCGTTCTTATGCTCATTATTCTTGTAGCGTCACTCAACATTGTCAGTTCTCTTTTGATGATGGTAATGAATAGAAGAAAAGAGATAGCGTTACAACTCTCTTTGGGCGCTACGCCAAAAGAGATTGAATCGATTTTTTTTAGACTCGGTTCTATAATAGGAGGATTCGGTATCGTTACAGGTGCTATTCTGGGACTTATTGGAATTTATATTTTGAGCCATTTTGATATTATTCATCTTCCGGCTGATGTCTATGGAACTTCTAGACTTCCGATTGATTTGAGCATTGTTGATTTTTTTTCTGTTATCGCAGGAGCTATCTGTATAACTATCATATCTTCGATCTATCCTGCTAAAAAATCTGTAAAAATCAATATCATTGATGTCTTACGAAATGAGTAG